One genomic window of Paenisporosarcina antarctica includes the following:
- a CDS encoding 2-hydroxyacid dehydrogenase: MKLKIYITRKLPDAVVDRLREICEVSMWDKEEEPVPREVLMKEIRDVDGILSMVSDPIDETLINQATQLKVISNMAVGYNNIDIKAATERGIMVTNTPGVLTETTADLTFALLMATARRLVESSDYLREGKWKSWFPMQLTGQDIHGSTLGIIGMGRIGEALAKRAKGFDMNVIYTNRSRKSKAEEELGIQYKDKETLLRESDFVCVLVPFTLETKDTINKEELALMKPTAVLINTARGGVVNEDALYEALINKEIWAAGLDVFQEEPVPIDHPLLTLPNVVALPHIGSSSINTRMKMAHLAATNLIDGISGNTPKNLVVE; this comes from the coding sequence ATGAAACTAAAAATTTACATAACAAGAAAATTACCTGATGCCGTGGTTGACCGGCTTAGAGAAATATGTGAAGTGAGCATGTGGGATAAAGAAGAAGAGCCTGTGCCGAGGGAAGTACTTATGAAAGAAATCCGAGATGTGGATGGAATCTTAAGTATGGTATCAGATCCGATTGACGAGACCCTAATAAATCAGGCCACTCAACTGAAAGTGATTAGCAACATGGCTGTTGGATACAATAATATTGATATTAAGGCTGCAACTGAAAGAGGAATAATGGTTACAAATACGCCAGGTGTATTAACTGAGACGACCGCTGATCTGACGTTTGCTCTCCTGATGGCTACTGCAAGACGTTTGGTCGAGTCATCTGATTATTTACGAGAAGGTAAGTGGAAATCCTGGTTTCCTATGCAGCTGACAGGGCAGGATATTCACGGTTCGACACTGGGCATCATTGGCATGGGAAGAATCGGCGAGGCATTGGCGAAAAGGGCTAAAGGTTTTGATATGAATGTCATCTATACGAATCGCTCGAGAAAAAGTAAAGCAGAAGAAGAATTAGGCATTCAATACAAGGATAAAGAAACATTACTTAGAGAGTCTGATTTTGTATGTGTGTTGGTGCCTTTTACACTAGAAACCAAAGATACAATTAATAAAGAAGAATTGGCTTTAATGAAGCCAACTGCTGTATTAATTAATACAGCGCGTGGTGGTGTTGTAAATGAAGATGCTTTATACGAAGCATTAATTAATAAAGAAATTTGGGCTGCCGGATTAGATGTATTTCAAGAAGAACCTGTACCAATTGACCATCCATTACTAACATTACCTAATGTTGTGGCGTTACCACATATCGGTAGTTCCA